In Camelus bactrianus isolate YW-2024 breed Bactrian camel chromosome 10, ASM4877302v1, whole genome shotgun sequence, a genomic segment contains:
- the MRGPRG gene encoding mas-related G-protein coupled receptor member G isoform X2: protein MLGLWRTFNSVVSYITLAVSLGELVGNGLVLWHLGFHMKKGPFSVYVLHLTTADFLFLGCQVAVWAVQAALGGQGGLYLTVPFVAFSVGLWLLAAFSAERCLSDIFPTCYQGCRPRHTAGIVCGLIWALTPLTVLLPANACGQLPGGTRLQTCPWFHTASVAWLLTLACGASVAGLVLFIWVACCSQRQRPQFYGVVLGSVLLFFFCGLSYILYWILSSSLDLLLSWVPMQSFLRQPYSLSPLPTLLACIHCSSKPLIYFTTGRQPGKREPLREALQRSLGEGAPLGAGEVSLPMGRM, encoded by the coding sequence ATGTTGGGGCTCTGGAGGACCTTCAACAGTGTGGTTTCCTACATCACCCTTGCCGTCAGCCTTGGGGAGCTGGTAGGGAATGGGCTGGTCCTCTGGCACCTCGGCTTCCACATGAAGAAGGGCCCCTTCTCCGTCTATGTCCTCCACCTGACCACTGCCGACTTCCTGTTCCTGGGCTGCCAGGTGGCCGTCTGGGCCGTGCAGGCCGCCCTGGGCGGCCAGGGCGGCCTCTACCTCACCGTCCCCTTCGTGGCCTTCTCCGTGGGGCTCTGGCTGTTGGCGGCCTTCAGCGCCGAGCGCTGCCTCTCCGACATCTTCCCCACCTGCTACCAGGGCTGCCGCCCCAGACACACAGCAGGCATCGTCTGTGGCCTGATCTGGGCCCTCACCCCGCTGACCGTGCTGCTGCCCGCCAATGCCTGCGGCCAGCTGCCGGGCGGCACGCGCCTGCAGACCTGCCCGTGGTTCCACACAGCCAGTGTCGCGTGGCTGCTGACCCTGGCCTGCGGGGCCTCCGTGGCCGGGCTGGTCCTCTTCATCTGGGTGGCCTGCTGCTCCCAGCGGCAGCGCCCCCAGTTCTACGGTGTCGTCCTGGGCTCCGTGCTCCTGTTCTTCTTCTGCGGCCTCTCCTACATCTTGTACTGGATCCTGAGCAGCAGCCTGGACCTCCTGCTGTCCTGGGTCCCCATGCAGTCCTTTTTACGCCAACCGTACTCGCTCTCCCCACTGCCCACGCTCCTGGCCTGCATCCATTGCAGCTCCAAGCCACTCATCTACTTCACGACAGGCCGGCAGCCAGGCAAGCGAGAGCCACTGCGGGAGGCTCTCCAGCggtccctgggggagggggccccgCTGGGGGCCGGGGAAGTGTCTCTGCCCATGGGCCGCATGTAG
- the MRGPRG gene encoding mas-related G-protein coupled receptor member G isoform X1, which produces MTPEAIPALWAPRATVTMCLYKKRLGGQRQDPLTPQGQGQPQRRGPARTLRCEAGRLREAVDGSGAFKESGPGVPPAAREPASMLGLWRTFNSVVSYITLAVSLGELVGNGLVLWHLGFHMKKGPFSVYVLHLTTADFLFLGCQVAVWAVQAALGGQGGLYLTVPFVAFSVGLWLLAAFSAERCLSDIFPTCYQGCRPRHTAGIVCGLIWALTPLTVLLPANACGQLPGGTRLQTCPWFHTASVAWLLTLACGASVAGLVLFIWVACCSQRQRPQFYGVVLGSVLLFFFCGLSYILYWILSSSLDLLLSWVPMQSFLRQPYSLSPLPTLLACIHCSSKPLIYFTTGRQPGKREPLREALQRSLGEGAPLGAGEVSLPMGRM; this is translated from the exons ATGACACCAGAGGCCATCCCGGCTCTCTGGGCCCCAAGAGCCACTGTCACCATGTGCCTGTACAAGAAAAGGCTCGGGGGGCAAAGGCAAgaccccctcaccccccaggGACAAGGACAGCCACAGAGGAGGGGACCAGCGAGGACTCTCAGGTGTGAGGctgggaggctcagagaggctgtggACGGTTCCGGGGCCTTCAAGGAGTCAGGACCTGG GGTCCCTCCGGCCGCCCGTGAGCCAGCCAGCATGTTGGGGCTCTGGAGGACCTTCAACAGTGTGGTTTCCTACATCACCCTTGCCGTCAGCCTTGGGGAGCTGGTAGGGAATGGGCTGGTCCTCTGGCACCTCGGCTTCCACATGAAGAAGGGCCCCTTCTCCGTCTATGTCCTCCACCTGACCACTGCCGACTTCCTGTTCCTGGGCTGCCAGGTGGCCGTCTGGGCCGTGCAGGCCGCCCTGGGCGGCCAGGGCGGCCTCTACCTCACCGTCCCCTTCGTGGCCTTCTCCGTGGGGCTCTGGCTGTTGGCGGCCTTCAGCGCCGAGCGCTGCCTCTCCGACATCTTCCCCACCTGCTACCAGGGCTGCCGCCCCAGACACACAGCAGGCATCGTCTGTGGCCTGATCTGGGCCCTCACCCCGCTGACCGTGCTGCTGCCCGCCAATGCCTGCGGCCAGCTGCCGGGCGGCACGCGCCTGCAGACCTGCCCGTGGTTCCACACAGCCAGTGTCGCGTGGCTGCTGACCCTGGCCTGCGGGGCCTCCGTGGCCGGGCTGGTCCTCTTCATCTGGGTGGCCTGCTGCTCCCAGCGGCAGCGCCCCCAGTTCTACGGTGTCGTCCTGGGCTCCGTGCTCCTGTTCTTCTTCTGCGGCCTCTCCTACATCTTGTACTGGATCCTGAGCAGCAGCCTGGACCTCCTGCTGTCCTGGGTCCCCATGCAGTCCTTTTTACGCCAACCGTACTCGCTCTCCCCACTGCCCACGCTCCTGGCCTGCATCCATTGCAGCTCCAAGCCACTCATCTACTTCACGACAGGCCGGCAGCCAGGCAAGCGAGAGCCACTGCGGGAGGCTCTCCAGCggtccctgggggagggggccccgCTGGGGGCCGGGGAAGTGTCTCTGCCCATGGGCCGCATGTAG